AGGCAAGCAAATATTTAGAAAAAATACTAGGTGTAAAACCACAGTTCTTTCAAGAAGATTTGAAACGTTCAATAGAACTTATGCAAGAATTATTTGAAGCAAAGCAGTATCAAACTGCAGCAGATATCGCAGGTGCCCTTTTAAATAGTATTAATGCAACATATGATGAATATGAAGAGGTTCTAGCTAAAAAGGGACTTTATTTAGCAAATACAAAACATAAAAAAGAAGCACTTAACAGCTTAAATAGTTATATGAAAAAGTTTCCGGAAGGTGACTTTATAAATGAAGTAGAATTAGCAAAAGATCAACTTTTCTTTGATGTTGATGATATGAACAGCAGTGTAAAACTTACAGAGTTCAACAAACTTATTGAAGAGTATCAAAACGATTCTATAGGCTTAAAAGCTATTTATGAAAAGGCAAAACTTTTAAATGAGATTGGCAAGTACGATGAAGCGCTTGCATTAAAAGAAAAACTTTTAGCACTAGACAGCACTATTTATCCGAATGTTCAAGAAATAATTCAAACTGCGGCAATCGGAGCAATGCAGAATTCTTTAAAAAATAAAGATTGTGAAGATGTCTTAATAATCTCAAGTGAGCATAATGTTACACTCTCTAGCAAATGGGATGACGGTGTATATGAATGTGCTATGATGGGTGGAGATTATCAGCTTGCAAAAAGAATGACAACTAAAAATATTGATACGACAGATGTAAAAGAGAAAGAAAAATGGCTTTACAGATATATTAAAGTTGATTTTGCAATAGGTAATTATCAAGATGTACTGCAAGCTGCAAAAGATTTAATAGCACTTATAGAGTTAGATAAAGATACACAATATTTAGATGTATATAGAATACTATTTGATACATATAGCCGTTTAGAAAAACAAGATGCAATGGTTCAGGCTATTGTTAAAGTCGAAGAGGTCTTTAAAGATAGTTATAAAGATATAGACAGATATGCAAATATGGTTGCTGTAGGGGTAGCTAAAAAAGATGACAATATGGTGATCAAATACGGAAGAAAAATTTATGATATTCAAAAAAGAACATCATCGCATGCACAAACGCCGTATATAGAGTTTTCCTTATATCAGGCATACATGAATATAGATGATTATGCAAATGCTTTGGAGGTTATCAAATCTTTAGATACTGCAGAACTCTCAGCAGACAATAGAGCAAGACAAAAGTATTTATTAGGTTCTGTTTATACTAAACTATGGAGAGATGAAGAAGCTCAAAAAGCTTTTGATGAAGCAATCCAGGCAGACGGAAAATCTGCTTGGGCGAAATTAGCACAAAGTGCTAAAAATATTTAGTTTAACTCTAAACAATCAGAGATAGAATAAAGACCAGCTTCTTTATCTGCTAACCATTTTCCGGCACGAATAGCACCTTTTGAAAAAGTGTTTCTACTTGTTGCCGTGTGGTTAAGTTCGATAAACTCGCCGTCATTGTAAAATCCTACAGTATGACGACCAACGATATCACCGCCGCGAAGTGCCATTACTGCGATCTCATCTTTAGTTCTTTCACCGATATTACCGTCACGACCGCTTACACGAACTTTATCAAGATCAACGCCACGACCTGCTGCTGCAGATTCGCTAAGAGTAAGTGCAGTACCACTTGGAGCATCTTTTTTATGTCTATGGTGCATCTCTACGATCTCAATGTCAAAACCTTCTAAAGTTTTTGCAGCTTGATATACAAGTTTATTTAAAAGAGCTACGCCTAAACTCATGTTAGTTGCATATAAAACCGGCATAACTTCACTTGCTTGTTTTAAAAGGTTTAGTTGGTGAGTATTGAGACCAGTTGTCCCTATAACTAAAGGTTTAGGAGTTTTAATGGCTTCTTCAAGTAACACTTCACACGCATCAGGTAAAGAAAAGTCGATTACGATATCACAACCGTTAAGAAAAGTTTTCATATCAGATGTTACTAAAATAGAAGGATCAATTGCAAAGTCAAGTTCATTACGAACAAAAACACTGCTTACACTCATACCTTCAGTTAATTTCAGATCGTCTAATAAGAGTTTTCCTACACGACCGCTTGCTCCAAACACACCAACTTTAATCATTGATTATCCTTTTGCTTATAAATAATTACGAAATACTAACATCTATTAGTTTAAAAGTTCATCAACATAACTAATGGCAGCTAAAGCAGCAACTGCACCGTCACCTGCAGCAGATACTACTTGTTTAGGTGCTTCGATGCGCATATCACCCGTTGCAAAAAGTCCAGGAACTGAAGTTCTCATACTTAGATCTACGATAACTTGTCCCTGATCATTTAGATCACATAAAAAACTACCGTCTTCCTGGATAAGAACCTGATTGTTTACATCGTTCCCAACAAATGTAAACACACCTGGTACTTCAATGTCTCTGCTGTTTCCATTTGTATCAACTACTCTGATCCCTGTTACACCTGTTGCATCGCCGTATACTTCATCAGGAGTAGAATTAAGTACAAGTTCAATATTTTCAGTATTTTGTACACGTTTAACAGTATTTGGTGCTGAACGGAATGTATCACGTCTATGGATTAAGTATACTTTTGAACATAGTTTTGCAAGATAAAGTGCTTCTTCTAGAGCAGTGTCACCACCACCAATTACAGCTACCTCTTTACCTTTATAGAAAAAACCGTCACATGTAGCACAAGTACTTACACCTTTACCGAAAAATTCATTTTCACCTTTAAAACCGGCACGTCTTGGTGAAGAACCAGTTCCCACTATTACAGAGTGTGCTTGTTGTGTCGAGCCGTCACCTTTATGGATAGTAAAAAGTTCACCTTCTTTTGTAACACGAAGCACTTCTACCATTTCGTGTACAAGTCCAAATTTTTGACATTGTTCAGGCCACGGCATCATGAGATCCATACCTGTTATTTCACCTGTTACACCTGGATAGTTCTCAATCTCAGAACTTTGTGTGATTTGCCCGCCAGGCATACCTTTTTCGTACATTACAACGTTTTCTAAACCGCCGCGTGTTGTATAAAGACCAGCTGTCAAACCGGCAGGTCCACCACCTATAATTGCACAATCTAGTATCATATAAAAATCCTTTTTAGAGCCTTGTAATCTCTTTTGAAATATCTTCTAAATTATTAAGTTTGTGTATCATACTATCTTGTTTATAAAGGGAATCTTTTTGTTTCTTAATAAAAAAAATAGAGGGGATTTCATAAATATTAAAACGCTGAATGAATTGAATACTTGTTGTTGTTCCTGCTTTTATAAATGTTATGTGCTTTGTATTTTCATCTAGAGTATTGTAATAGTCAATTGCTAAAACAGGAAGTTCTGTTTTTAAGTTTTTTAATGCTTCAACTGAGTTTCTTTGTTTAGATGAGTAAAAAACAACTAAATATTTGTCTTGTTGAGGAATAAATAGGTCATTTTTTTCATAAAAAAACCATTCATTGAAATTAATAAATTTATATTCTGAAAATTTATAGTTAAAGTAGGCAAAGGCACCGGCTATCATTGCAGCACCAAAAAAAGAAGCTAAAAGTGTTGAGAGAGAAAAAAGAGATTTCCCTTTTTTTCTTTCTCGTGTTTCTTTCATCAATGAATTATAAAAGAGAGTTTAGTTTGTCAGTGAAAGCTTGTTTTGAAGCTGCACCAACCATTTGCTCAACCATTTCACCATCTTTGAAGAAAAGAATAGTTGGAATTGAACGAATACCGAATTTAACAGCAATATCTTGCTCTTCATCAGTATTTACCTTACAAATTTTAGCTTTTCCGTCGAAATCTTCTGCTAATTCTTCGATGATTGGAGCAATCATACGACATGGACCACACCATGGAGCCCAAAAGTCTACTAATGTAACACCTTCTGCTACTGTTGATTCAAAGTCTGCACCTGTTAATTCAATATATTTACCCATTCGGATTTCCTTTTACATGTTTATTGTATGTAGGTATTATACAAATGAAAATATTAAAGCTAACTTTAGATTTGGCGCATATATTCGTTTTTACAATTTTGTTAATAATTTGAGAAAATGTTTCTTCATTATATAAATGAGAAAATTTGTGATAGTTGGAGAAAAATTTTGACATTATTGATATAAATCAATTAATAATAAATATAAATTTGTATAATTATTGCATTATCTTAAAAGAGAAAGGACAAGTTGTGAATTTACAAATTACTGACGGAGAAATTGGTGTTAGACCACCTGTTGCTAAGCCGCATCCCGGTTTTTTACACGAAGTAGGGGAAGAAAGATTTAAAAAACTTGTCTATGATCATTATGAATCGATTAAAACGAGTGACATTGCATTTTTATTTCCTATCTTTGACGAAGAGGATTTCGAAGAAGCAAAAGAGCATGCATATGCATTTTTGATCGAAATATGTGGCGGACCTGATTATTTTACACAAACAAGAGGAGAACCTCAAATGGTTGGACGTCATGCTCCGTTTCGCATAGATGAGCATGCAAGAAAGTCATGGCTCGCTCTTTATAAACCTCTTTTAGAAGATTTAGTGGATGAGGGAATTACACCTGAATATATAGAGTCTTTTTGGAACTACTTAGATATTTTTTCTATGTGGTTGGTAAATACAAAGAGCTAAAATTTTATAAAAATTTTTTCTCTGTTTTCATAATATACACACTCCGTGTATCCTACATCACGGGCAAGTTGAACTATTTGGTCATTATAAAGGTTGACTTGTTCCGGTTTATGTGCATCGGAACAAAAAGTGATGGGAATATTTAACTTATAAGCCTCTTGAAGTAATTCTTTTGAAGGGTATGCTTCGGCAATAGGTTTTCGATATCCTGCGACATTAAGTTCCAGTGACATATCTGCTTCTTTAATTGCCAAAAGAGCATTTTTTGCAATCTCAACAATACTCTTGTTTGGAAGAAATTTGAAAACTTTTATAAGATCAAGATGGCCTACGATATCAAAATATTGTGTTTTTGCCATTTTTTCTATTGTTTCAAAATATTTTTTCCAGATATCATCTATATCTTCACTCTCATAGCGTCCTATAAATTCCGGATTGTCAAATCCCCACTCATCAATAAAATGGACAGAGCCGATTAAATAATCTACTTGTGCATCCAAAACTCTCGGATCCATGTGATTTTCAAGATAATCTACTTCATAACCTAAAAGGATCTGTATCTGGTCTTTATATTTCTCTTTTGCACTTAAAACATCTGCTTCATATGCAGCCATATCATCAAAGCCCATACGATATTTCGGATCAAAATCCATTGGTGCATGATCTGCAAAACCAAATACTTTCGTATCTGCTTTTATAGCAGCTTCAACGTATTGTTCTATACTGCCTTCTGCATGATTACAAAGGGGAGTATGGTTATGAAGATCGACTATCATATGAGCTCTTTATTATTTATTTTATGTTATTATAGTGTTTATTAATAAATTATTCAATTTTGGAGATCTTTTATGACTCAAGAAGAATTAGATGCATTGATGGGTGGAGAGCTGGATCTTGACGATATTGAAGAAGAAGAGTTAGCTGAAGAGATAGAAACAGATATAGAGACGGCTACTCAATCGGATGAAAATAACGAAACAAAAGATGATAGAGAACCACCTAAATGGGGACCTCCCGCAACTCATGAAAATAAAGTAGTACATCAGCTTGACGATGTGACAAAAGAGTCAGAAGAAAAAGCATCAGAAATTTTTGACATAATAGAAAATATCAGTAATGATTTAATGGACAAAGAGGAAAATCTCAATAATGTTGTAGCACTTTTGGAATCAAATGTAGCTCTTTTTACGACATTAAGAGAGAAGT
This is a stretch of genomic DNA from Sulfurimonas sp. C5. It encodes these proteins:
- a CDS encoding flagellar protein, encoding MIRKILLTLLIPTLSFALEISIDSAKDNFIKYSTLHLNDNSQFTCKELKNEFHETKEIVCAFSKRSSKDIKQLEDEFFKVNTFVQKGVFFLSVKPKHKMKLYANIYDLTKDANLFDADVTLSDSWFVIGYQEQLPLIKKDAPSNFSINFPFYMDEDKLPYVGSLDIKGNPVAIKRVEDVSEYIKVKEYFEQKEYERCLDITNDILKRYPNTLFKAELLYYKIKIYAKLKDYDNVIENSKIFLREYSADENVAEVLSLIAYAYSKIGMTSDSDYFFDRLFSEHAGSKHAQRGYIYKGEALEEGGGASQAEKFYKDALYQTKDIDVAVEAAYHLSNLAFSKSPKEASKYLEKILGVKPQFFQEDLKRSIELMQELFEAKQYQTAADIAGALLNSINATYDEYEEVLAKKGLYLANTKHKKEALNSLNSYMKKFPEGDFINEVELAKDQLFFDVDDMNSSVKLTEFNKLIEEYQNDSIGLKAIYEKAKLLNEIGKYDEALALKEKLLALDSTIYPNVQEIIQTAAIGAMQNSLKNKDCEDVLIISSEHNVTLSSKWDDGVYECAMMGGDYQLAKRMTTKNIDTTDVKEKEKWLYRYIKVDFAIGNYQDVLQAAKDLIALIELDKDTQYLDVYRILFDTYSRLEKQDAMVQAIVKVEEVFKDSYKDIDRYANMVAVGVAKKDDNMVIKYGRKIYDIQKRTSSHAQTPYIEFSLYQAYMNIDDYANALEVIKSLDTAELSADNRARQKYLLGSVYTKLWRDEEAQKAFDEAIQADGKSAWAKLAQSAKNI
- the dapB gene encoding 4-hydroxy-tetrahydrodipicolinate reductase, whose protein sequence is MIKVGVFGASGRVGKLLLDDLKLTEGMSVSSVFVRNELDFAIDPSILVTSDMKTFLNGCDIVIDFSLPDACEVLLEEAIKTPKPLVIGTTGLNTHQLNLLKQASEVMPVLYATNMSLGVALLNKLVYQAAKTLEGFDIEIVEMHHRHKKDAPSGTALTLSESAAAGRGVDLDKVRVSGRDGNIGERTKDEIAVMALRGGDIVGRHTVGFYNDGEFIELNHTATSRNTFSKGAIRAGKWLADKEAGLYSISDCLELN
- the trxB gene encoding thioredoxin-disulfide reductase — protein: MLDCAIIGGGPAGLTAGLYTTRGGLENVVMYEKGMPGGQITQSSEIENYPGVTGEITGMDLMMPWPEQCQKFGLVHEMVEVLRVTKEGELFTIHKGDGSTQQAHSVIVGTGSSPRRAGFKGENEFFGKGVSTCATCDGFFYKGKEVAVIGGGDTALEEALYLAKLCSKVYLIHRRDTFRSAPNTVKRVQNTENIELVLNSTPDEVYGDATGVTGIRVVDTNGNSRDIEVPGVFTFVGNDVNNQVLIQEDGSFLCDLNDQGQVIVDLSMRTSVPGLFATGDMRIEAPKQVVSAAGDGAVAALAAISYVDELLN
- the trxA gene encoding thioredoxin codes for the protein MGKYIELTGADFESTVAEGVTLVDFWAPWCGPCRMIAPIIEELAEDFDGKAKICKVNTDEEQDIAVKFGIRSIPTILFFKDGEMVEQMVGAASKQAFTDKLNSLL
- a CDS encoding globin encodes the protein MNLQITDGEIGVRPPVAKPHPGFLHEVGEERFKKLVYDHYESIKTSDIAFLFPIFDEEDFEEAKEHAYAFLIEICGGPDYFTQTRGEPQMVGRHAPFRIDEHARKSWLALYKPLLEDLVDEGITPEYIESFWNYLDIFSMWLVNTKS
- a CDS encoding histidinol-phosphatase yields the protein MIVDLHNHTPLCNHAEGSIEQYVEAAIKADTKVFGFADHAPMDFDPKYRMGFDDMAAYEADVLSAKEKYKDQIQILLGYEVDYLENHMDPRVLDAQVDYLIGSVHFIDEWGFDNPEFIGRYESEDIDDIWKKYFETIEKMAKTQYFDIVGHLDLIKVFKFLPNKSIVEIAKNALLAIKEADMSLELNVAGYRKPIAEAYPSKELLQEAYKLNIPITFCSDAHKPEQVNLYNDQIVQLARDVGYTECVYYENREKIFIKF
- a CDS encoding chemotaxis protein; amino-acid sequence: MTQEELDALMGGELDLDDIEEEELAEEIETDIETATQSDENNETKDDREPPKWGPPATHENKVVHQLDDVTKESEEKASEIFDIIENISNDLMDKEENLNNVVALLESNVALFTTLREKFPDVNAFANQLEKNEEALASTQDVIEALQNSGDSIMNVMDIMQYQDIHRQKIERVINVMRTLSKYMNSLFESQVDDSSRVSSAKHIEGDENSDLASTEDIEALLEQFGK